In a single window of the Micrococcaceae bacterium Sec5.7 genome:
- a CDS encoding helix-turn-helix domain-containing protein, with amino-acid sequence MLDSHTEVTAALDPCGGADHPDCGIRDVLDRIGDKWSVLVIVELASGVRRFRELQRAIDGISQRMLTLTVRRLERDGLVTRTVYPTVPARVTYELTARGNGLTYLVKQLADWSLEHKDAIGRSRDLYDEENPDHGIR; translated from the coding sequence GTGTTAGACAGTCACACCGAAGTAACCGCAGCGCTGGATCCGTGCGGCGGCGCGGACCATCCGGATTGCGGGATCCGGGACGTGCTCGACCGGATCGGCGACAAATGGTCTGTCCTCGTCATCGTCGAACTAGCCTCCGGGGTCAGGCGCTTCCGGGAGCTGCAACGCGCCATCGACGGGATTTCCCAGCGCATGCTGACTCTGACGGTCAGGCGGCTTGAACGAGACGGCCTGGTCACCCGGACCGTTTACCCTACGGTCCCTGCGCGGGTCACCTACGAACTCACCGCCCGCGGCAACGGCCTCACCTATTTGGTAAAGCAGCTCGCTGACTGGTCGTTGGAGCACAAGGATGCCATTGGACGATCAAGGGACCTATACGACGAGGAGAATCCAGACCACGGGATCCGGTAG
- a CDS encoding radical SAM protein, with protein sequence MVKHGIVLDLVERIASVADGATVAVPLGPGEQGPLTQTVTAWCARTGNELLEVRGGAAIIRRGRAPDPLAGLASGQMPGTRLWMYTNFDCNLACDYCCARSSPQTARRALGIDRVRRLAGEAVAAGVSELLLTGGEPFLLPDLDDLVEACTAALPTTLLTNGMLFRGHRLERLRRMDRSRLALQISLDSATPDTHDSHRGTGSWARAVAGIRTAQDEGFRVRVAATLPAGQSHELQPFHTFLDSLGIAPVDQVIRALAHRGNADAGLELTIESLVPEVTVTADGVYWHPVSADDTDQLVTAEIFPLAEAIAEVRRRFSDYRARANAAAQWFPCA encoded by the coding sequence ATGGTAAAACACGGCATCGTCCTGGATCTGGTTGAACGCATCGCCTCCGTGGCCGACGGCGCTACGGTGGCCGTGCCGCTGGGACCCGGCGAGCAGGGCCCACTGACGCAGACTGTGACCGCATGGTGTGCCCGGACGGGAAACGAACTCCTCGAAGTCCGGGGCGGGGCCGCCATCATCCGCCGCGGCCGTGCCCCGGACCCGCTGGCCGGGCTTGCGTCCGGGCAGATGCCCGGGACCCGGTTGTGGATGTACACCAACTTTGACTGCAACCTGGCCTGCGACTACTGCTGCGCCCGGTCCTCACCGCAGACCGCCCGCCGGGCCCTGGGCATCGACCGTGTACGCCGGCTGGCCGGCGAGGCCGTCGCGGCCGGAGTCAGCGAGCTGCTGCTCACCGGCGGGGAACCCTTCCTGCTGCCGGACCTCGATGACCTCGTGGAAGCATGCACGGCCGCGCTGCCGACCACGCTGCTGACCAACGGGATGCTCTTTCGCGGCCACCGGCTCGAACGCCTGCGCAGGATGGACCGCAGCAGGCTCGCGCTGCAGATCAGCCTCGACTCCGCCACCCCGGACACCCACGACAGCCACCGCGGAACCGGATCGTGGGCCCGGGCCGTGGCCGGCATCCGGACCGCGCAGGACGAAGGATTCCGGGTCCGGGTCGCCGCAACCCTGCCCGCCGGGCAGAGCCACGAACTCCAGCCGTTCCACACCTTCCTCGACTCGCTCGGCATCGCGCCCGTTGACCAGGTCATCCGCGCCCTCGCCCACCGCGGCAACGCCGACGCCGGCCTGGAACTGACCATCGAATCGCTCGTCCCCGAAGTGACCGTCACCGCCGACGGTGTCTACTGGCACCCCGTCAGCGCCGACGACACCGACCAGCTCGTCACGGCCGAGATCTTCCCGCTGGCCGAGGCCATCGCCGAGGTCCGCCGCCGATTCAGCGACTACCGCGCACGCGCCAACGCCGCCGCCCAATGGTTTCCCTGCGCCTGA
- the merB gene encoding organomercurial lyase MerB yields the protein MDTTDLTKLTGRLTTNWLFGPLLRLLAGGQPVTVRQLADATGRTPDDVEDALDEHPDTEHDPEGRIVGQGLTLNPTPYRFRTRGRTLYTWCALDTLIFPAILDAPAVVESSCHATGAPIRLTVDPTGGVSGVEPSGTVVSLVTPDGKVPVRTGFCNQVRFFASAHTAGPWLDAHPGATAVPVDEAHALARRLARDLATPAGAQDCCRPGRGDTAVGVANATNEGHHRS from the coding sequence ATGGATACCACCGACCTGACCAAGCTGACCGGCCGGCTCACGACCAACTGGCTCTTCGGGCCGCTGCTGCGGCTGCTGGCCGGCGGCCAACCGGTCACCGTCCGCCAGCTCGCGGACGCCACCGGACGTACACCTGATGATGTCGAGGACGCCCTCGATGAGCATCCGGATACCGAACACGACCCGGAGGGCCGCATCGTCGGGCAGGGCCTGACCCTGAACCCGACCCCGTACCGGTTCAGGACCCGAGGCAGGACCCTGTATACATGGTGTGCCCTGGACACCCTGATCTTCCCGGCCATCCTCGACGCACCAGCTGTCGTGGAATCCTCCTGCCACGCCACGGGCGCACCCATCCGGCTGACCGTGGACCCCACCGGCGGGGTCAGCGGCGTTGAACCGTCCGGGACCGTCGTCTCCCTCGTCACCCCCGACGGGAAAGTCCCGGTCCGGACCGGCTTCTGCAACCAGGTCCGCTTCTTCGCCTCCGCACACACCGCCGGACCCTGGCTCGACGCCCACCCCGGTGCCACGGCCGTGCCCGTTGACGAAGCCCACGCACTGGCCCGCCGGCTCGCCCGGGACCTGGCCACACCGGCCGGCGCGCAGGACTGCTGTCGGCCGGGCCGCGGTGATACTGCAGTCGGAGTCGCCAACGCAACAAACGAAGGACACCACCGATCATGA
- a CDS encoding NAD(P)H-binding protein produces MILVTGASGQLAQAILQHLSQAGCEAIGGTRRPGDDPHLRLLDFDDPATLNFGDVDTLVIVSAGTAEDDVVVARHENVIAAAERGNVQHIIYTSLADGGDHLGFALAHRWTEQRLKRCTIPWTILRNGLYAELIGQLLAPESGAITAPFGHGRVAAIARQDLADAASLVAQDPQPHAGRTYNLVGTRAISALEVADEVGAIYRPGTLGDLRRSLNTAGLLPFQPAMLLSIHAAVAHGFLDGTTDDIAQLLGRAPRDPLTVAAAVAQGAGSR; encoded by the coding sequence ATGATTCTCGTTACCGGAGCCTCCGGCCAGCTCGCCCAGGCAATCCTCCAGCACCTTTCACAGGCCGGCTGTGAAGCGATTGGCGGAACCCGCCGGCCGGGCGACGATCCGCACCTTCGACTGCTCGACTTCGACGACCCCGCCACTCTGAACTTTGGTGACGTGGACACGCTGGTCATCGTCTCCGCCGGCACGGCAGAGGACGACGTCGTCGTCGCCCGGCACGAAAACGTCATTGCCGCCGCCGAACGCGGCAACGTGCAGCACATCATCTACACGAGCCTGGCCGACGGCGGAGACCACCTGGGATTTGCGCTGGCCCACCGGTGGACCGAACAGCGCCTCAAGCGGTGCACCATTCCCTGGACGATCCTGCGGAACGGCCTCTACGCCGAGCTGATCGGACAACTCCTCGCACCTGAATCCGGCGCAATTACGGCGCCGTTCGGCCACGGACGGGTGGCGGCGATCGCCCGCCAGGACCTGGCCGACGCAGCATCACTCGTCGCGCAGGATCCCCAGCCACATGCCGGACGAACCTACAACCTGGTCGGCACGCGGGCGATCTCCGCGTTGGAGGTCGCCGACGAAGTGGGGGCCATCTACCGGCCCGGCACGTTGGGGGACCTCCGGCGGTCTCTGAACACCGCCGGGCTCCTGCCGTTCCAACCGGCCATGCTGCTGTCCATCCACGCCGCCGTCGCCCACGGCTTCCTTGACGGAACCACCGATGACATCGCCCAGCTTCTTGGACGGGCGCCCCGGGACCCGTTGACCGTGGCGGCTGCTGTCGCCCAAGGAGCCGGGTCGAGGTAA
- a CDS encoding DUF2064 domain-containing protein, with protein sequence MHPASPLTIVVMAKECLPGQVKTRLTPALSHALAADVAAASLDDTLSTVAALPVARRVLAYTTDRRPALAAGFELFRQPDGGLDQRLAAVFDAAREYGWGATLLIGMDTPQLRAGHLRACLKPAPGVDSWIGLSGDGGFWALALRNPDGDLTRGVPMSAPATGARQLERLLQAGHRVRLLPQLTDVDTIGTAVQVSEQIPHSRFARALQAALAHRPAVRP encoded by the coding sequence ATGCACCCGGCCTCCCCGCTCACCATCGTCGTCATGGCCAAGGAATGCCTACCCGGACAGGTCAAGACCCGGCTGACGCCGGCCCTGAGCCATGCCCTGGCCGCGGACGTTGCCGCCGCGAGCCTGGATGACACACTGTCCACCGTCGCGGCCCTGCCCGTGGCACGCCGGGTCCTTGCCTACACCACCGACCGACGCCCGGCCCTGGCTGCCGGCTTTGAACTGTTTCGACAACCCGACGGCGGCCTCGACCAGCGCCTCGCCGCCGTCTTCGATGCCGCCCGGGAATACGGGTGGGGAGCCACGCTCCTGATCGGCATGGACACCCCCCAGCTTCGAGCCGGTCACCTCCGGGCCTGCCTCAAACCGGCACCCGGCGTCGACAGCTGGATCGGCCTGTCCGGTGACGGCGGCTTCTGGGCGTTGGCACTGCGCAACCCCGACGGGGACCTGACCCGCGGCGTGCCCATGTCCGCGCCAGCCACCGGAGCCCGGCAGCTCGAACGCCTGCTCCAGGCCGGTCACCGGGTCCGTCTGCTCCCCCAACTGACCGACGTGGACACCATCGGCACCGCGGTTCAAGTCTCAGAACAAATTCCCCACAGCCGATTCGCCCGGGCACTGCAGGCAGCACTGGCACACCGCCCGGCCGTAAGACCATGA
- a CDS encoding heavy metal-responsive transcriptional regulator has protein sequence MRIGETAEASGVTAKTVRFYEDRGLLPPAGRASNGYREYGEETVGRLGFIRRARAAGLTLAQIQEILDLRDAGQAPCIHVRDLLALRLAELDTRIAELTALRATVADLHEVAAGADPATCDPGRICNYP, from the coding sequence ATGCGCATCGGGGAAACGGCCGAGGCATCCGGTGTGACGGCCAAAACCGTGAGGTTCTACGAGGACCGCGGACTGCTGCCCCCGGCCGGCCGCGCTTCCAACGGGTACCGGGAATATGGGGAAGAGACCGTCGGCCGGCTGGGTTTCATCCGCCGTGCCCGGGCCGCGGGGCTGACCCTGGCGCAGATCCAGGAAATCCTGGACCTGCGCGACGCCGGCCAGGCCCCGTGCATCCATGTGCGGGACCTGCTGGCCCTGCGTCTGGCCGAACTTGATACCCGGATCGCCGAACTGACCGCCCTGCGGGCGACGGTGGCAGACCTTCATGAGGTGGCGGCCGGAGCAGACCCCGCAACCTGCGATCCCGGACGAATCTGCAACTACCCCTGA
- a CDS encoding transposase, which translates to MSGICHPTRGRRGAGGCPEPGRSGTSIRGDHPSKKGNKSLKRAFFLSAFAALKDPLSRAYYDRKRAEGKRHNRALIALARRRCDVLFAMLRDGTLYDGPAPRTA; encoded by the coding sequence GTGTCCGGCATCTGCCACCCCACACGTGGTCGGCGCGGCGCGGGCGGCTGCCCCGAACCGGGGCGATCGGGCACCTCGATCCGGGGCGACCACCCCTCCAAGAAGGGCAACAAAAGCCTCAAACGGGCGTTCTTTCTCTCCGCCTTCGCTGCGCTGAAAGACCCCCTGTCACGGGCCTACTACGACCGGAAACGCGCCGAGGGCAAACGCCACAACCGGGCCCTGATCGCTCTCGCACGGCGCCGCTGCGACGTCCTGTTCGCGATGCTCCGCGACGGCACACTCTACGACGGGCCCGCACCCCGAACTGCCTAA
- a CDS encoding cytochrome c biogenesis CcdA family protein: MTGILAFAFGAGMLSTVNPCGFAMLPAFLAYYLGQDTTSPSGQRSILRRAVNGLRAGVLVSLGFAAVFTLTGLLVALGLHTLIGAVPWAAVLIGVLLAAAGIAMLAGHRVGLTLNSNRINRPGRGPGAMIAFGTAYAVASLSCTLAVLLAVIAQALATGSTATLITVFIAYAAGASTILILLALSSALASGALTAVLHRAARYIPRIAGAVLVISGGYLIAYWAPALLTGQSNQAIAGTMNALSSTLTGVIGANTYLIAVLALTVTVIVLLAALRARHRTTGTDKDNKPLSAGAPHQRPANEDPPTSARSDPPR, encoded by the coding sequence ATGACAGGAATACTGGCCTTCGCCTTCGGCGCCGGCATGCTTTCCACGGTCAACCCCTGCGGGTTCGCCATGCTCCCGGCCTTCCTGGCCTACTATCTCGGCCAGGACACAACCTCCCCCTCCGGTCAACGCTCGATCCTCCGCCGTGCCGTCAACGGACTGCGCGCCGGCGTGCTCGTCAGCCTGGGCTTCGCGGCCGTTTTTACCCTCACCGGGCTGCTCGTCGCGCTCGGACTGCACACCCTCATCGGGGCCGTCCCCTGGGCGGCCGTCCTGATCGGTGTCCTGCTCGCCGCCGCGGGCATCGCCATGCTTGCCGGCCACCGCGTCGGCCTGACCCTGAATTCCAACCGGATCAACCGCCCGGGCCGCGGACCCGGCGCGATGATCGCCTTCGGCACCGCCTACGCCGTCGCTTCCCTGTCCTGCACCCTGGCGGTGCTGCTGGCCGTCATCGCCCAGGCCCTGGCCACCGGAAGCACCGCCACCCTGATCACTGTTTTCATCGCCTATGCCGCCGGTGCCAGTACCATCCTGATCCTGCTGGCACTCTCATCAGCCCTCGCCAGCGGGGCCCTCACCGCGGTACTCCACCGGGCCGCGCGTTACATACCGCGGATCGCGGGCGCCGTCCTGGTAATTTCCGGCGGTTACCTGATCGCCTACTGGGCCCCGGCCCTGCTCACCGGTCAATCCAACCAGGCCATCGCCGGCACAATGAACGCCCTATCATCCACCCTCACCGGAGTCATCGGAGCGAATACCTATCTGATTGCGGTCCTCGCCCTCACCGTCACCGTCATCGTGCTGCTGGCAGCCCTCCGGGCACGCCACCGCACCACCGGGACGGACAAGGACAACAAACCCCTATCGGCCGGTGCGCCCCACCAACGCCCAGCCAACGAGGACCCGCCCACGTCTGCAAGATCGGATCCACCACGCTGA
- a CDS encoding TlpA family protein disulfide reductase → MKTSPAPGTAGRTGSLRRATGLAGPAAILLAGLLLAGCGAPSTPAGPATAGPSSGASAPASSGAAAAGSVQVQTLGGASLTIPTGHPTVLYFFTASCGSCVAGAKAVAAGLAKAAPGAQAMAVDLDPGEPTETLTAFMSSIGNPPLTFTRDDGTLLKKFNVDALGLTVVLNGAGKEVYRGVDPSADQIAQALAAAGS, encoded by the coding sequence ATGAAGACTTCCCCTGCACCGGGCACAGCAGGGCGCACCGGTTCTCTGCGCCGGGCCACCGGTCTGGCCGGCCCTGCTGCCATACTTCTTGCAGGGCTACTGCTGGCCGGGTGCGGAGCACCTTCCACGCCCGCCGGTCCAGCCACCGCCGGGCCCAGTTCCGGGGCATCCGCTCCCGCATCCTCAGGTGCGGCCGCGGCCGGATCCGTCCAGGTACAGACCCTCGGCGGTGCGTCCCTGACGATCCCCACCGGCCATCCGACCGTCCTGTACTTCTTCACCGCCTCCTGCGGGAGTTGCGTTGCGGGGGCCAAGGCCGTCGCCGCGGGCCTGGCCAAAGCCGCCCCCGGGGCGCAGGCCATGGCCGTCGATCTTGACCCCGGCGAGCCCACCGAGACCCTGACCGCGTTCATGAGCTCCATCGGTAACCCGCCCCTGACGTTCACCCGCGACGACGGCACCCTGTTGAAGAAATTCAACGTCGACGCCCTCGGACTGACCGTCGTGCTCAACGGGGCCGGGAAAGAGGTCTACCGGGGCGTGGACCCGTCAGCGGACCAGATCGCCCAGGCCCTCGCCGCGGCCGGATCCTAA
- a CDS encoding class I SAM-dependent methyltransferase — MTEPIDVGATRAAYDTVAVDYSELLRTELAAKPFDRAMLAAFAELAKDAGSGTIADIGSGPGRVTAHLHSLGLTTFGIDLSPEMVAVARREYPELRFDEGSMEALGLADSMLGGIVAWYSIIHTPPERLPVVFAEFSRVLAAGGILLLAFQTGEEPRHIKQAYGHDVALDAYRLPPDRIAAMLRNAGIEVQAQLLREPDEFERTPQAFVLARKL, encoded by the coding sequence ATGACTGAACCCATCGACGTGGGCGCCACGCGCGCGGCCTACGACACCGTGGCCGTTGACTACTCCGAGCTGCTGCGCACCGAGCTGGCGGCTAAACCATTTGACCGCGCGATGCTCGCGGCATTTGCCGAACTAGCAAAGGATGCCGGGAGCGGAACGATTGCCGATATCGGCTCCGGGCCGGGCCGAGTTACGGCACATCTGCATTCTCTGGGGCTGACGACGTTCGGGATTGATTTGTCACCGGAGATGGTCGCAGTCGCCCGTCGGGAATACCCCGAACTTCGATTTGACGAGGGGTCAATGGAAGCACTGGGCCTGGCGGACAGCATGCTTGGCGGAATTGTCGCATGGTACTCAATCATCCATACACCGCCGGAGCGGTTGCCGGTGGTGTTCGCAGAGTTCAGCCGTGTACTTGCAGCCGGCGGAATCCTGCTGCTCGCCTTCCAGACCGGTGAGGAGCCCCGACACATTAAGCAGGCGTACGGACACGACGTAGCACTCGACGCTTACCGGCTGCCGCCCGACCGCATCGCCGCCATGCTCCGTAACGCTGGGATCGAGGTTCAAGCTCAACTCCTTCGTGAACCCGACGAATTCGAGAGAACACCTCAGGCCTTTGTTCTAGCGCGCAAACTGTAG
- the merA gene encoding mercury(II) reductase has protein sequence MPEASAAVFDLAVVGSGGGAFAAAIRATNLGKRVVMVERATIGGTCVNTGCVPSKALLAAADARQTATDAARFPGISASVRPVDMHALITGKRELVGALRAEKYVDLIGEYGWELRQGNAAFTGTPEDPSLEITAPDGSTTTVRATHYIIATGSAPWAPPIDGLQETDYLTSTTAMELDEVPESLLVLGAGYVALEQAQLFSRLGSKVTILARTRLASREEPEASRTLAGVFADEGIRVIRRATLSSIGTDPVSGQVVADTLSSGAREEIRAAKLLVATGRQPVTDGLNLTAVGVKTGDRGEIMVNDMLTSTNPRIWAAGDVTGHPEFVYVAAYHGSLMVENAFNDANRSVDYRHLPRVTFTTPAVAAVGMTDEQAREAGIACDCRVLPLDYVPRALVNRDTRGFIKIVADSRTGRILGITAVARDAGDLAAAGVYILEAGMTVNQVANMWSPYLTMAEGIKIACQSFSTDVSRLSCCAS, from the coding sequence ATGCCCGAAGCATCAGCAGCTGTTTTTGACCTGGCGGTCGTCGGTTCCGGCGGGGGTGCGTTCGCGGCAGCGATCCGGGCCACCAATCTGGGAAAGCGTGTGGTCATGGTGGAGCGGGCCACCATCGGGGGAACCTGTGTGAACACCGGCTGCGTGCCCTCCAAGGCCCTGCTGGCGGCCGCCGACGCCCGTCAGACGGCCACGGACGCTGCCCGGTTCCCCGGGATCTCCGCGTCCGTCCGGCCGGTGGACATGCACGCGCTGATCACGGGCAAGCGTGAGCTGGTCGGGGCGCTGCGCGCGGAGAAATATGTGGATCTGATCGGCGAGTACGGGTGGGAACTGCGCCAGGGAAACGCCGCCTTCACCGGCACCCCGGAGGACCCGTCCCTGGAGATCACCGCCCCCGACGGAAGCACCACCACCGTCCGGGCAACCCACTACATCATCGCCACGGGTTCGGCCCCGTGGGCCCCGCCCATCGACGGGCTGCAGGAGACCGACTACCTGACCTCCACCACCGCCATGGAACTGGACGAAGTCCCCGAATCCCTGCTGGTGCTGGGCGCCGGCTATGTGGCATTGGAACAGGCCCAGCTTTTCTCCCGGCTGGGCAGCAAAGTCACCATCCTGGCCCGCACCCGGCTGGCCTCCCGGGAGGAACCGGAAGCCTCCCGCACGTTGGCCGGCGTGTTCGCCGACGAAGGCATCCGGGTCATCCGCCGGGCCACGCTCTCTTCCATCGGCACAGACCCGGTCAGCGGGCAAGTCGTGGCCGACACGCTCAGCTCCGGTGCCCGGGAAGAAATCCGTGCCGCCAAACTGCTGGTGGCCACCGGCCGGCAGCCCGTCACCGACGGGCTGAACCTGACCGCCGTCGGGGTCAAGACCGGGGACCGGGGCGAGATCATGGTCAATGACATGCTCACCAGCACCAACCCGAGGATCTGGGCCGCAGGGGACGTGACCGGACACCCCGAATTCGTCTATGTCGCCGCCTACCACGGCTCCCTGATGGTGGAGAACGCGTTCAATGACGCGAACCGCAGCGTTGATTACCGGCACCTGCCACGGGTCACCTTCACCACCCCGGCCGTGGCCGCGGTCGGCATGACCGACGAGCAGGCCCGGGAAGCCGGCATTGCGTGCGATTGCCGGGTCCTGCCCCTGGACTACGTACCCCGGGCCCTGGTGAACCGGGATACACGCGGCTTCATCAAGATCGTCGCGGACTCCCGCACCGGGCGCATCCTGGGAATCACCGCCGTCGCCCGGGACGCCGGGGACCTCGCCGCCGCCGGGGTCTACATCCTGGAAGCAGGCATGACCGTGAATCAGGTAGCGAATATGTGGAGCCCTTACCTGACCATGGCCGAGGGCATCAAAATCGCCTGCCAGTCCTTCAGCACCGACGTCTCCAGACTCTCCTGCTGCGCCTCCTGA
- a CDS encoding MFS transporter produces MKRPNRDGLKAETGTKGHQSHPPRTGIPHNAVADRDVTLRSYADSAEKRQGLYRRTLLIVVASQIFGGAGLAAGITVGALLAQDMLGTGSFAGLPSALFTLGSAAAALLVGRLSQRFGRRTGLTAGFLAGGIGAAGVVLAAVNNNIVLLFVALVIYGSGTATNLQARYAGTDLAQPQQRGTAVSIAMVSTTVGAVAGPNLVDAMGGIAISLGIPALAGPFLLAAAAYLVAGFVLLAFLRPDPFMIAKALALNEPTSTTPSSAEPGAPETTNRGVAVGATVMVLTQVAMVAIMTMTPVQMRQHGHSLAEVGIVIGVHIGSMYLPSLVTGVLVDKIGRIPMAIASGLTLLTAGIVAAVAPSDSMTVLMIALALLGLGWNFGLISGTALIVDATAPETRARTQGAVDVLIALAGATGGGLSGIIVADSSYAVLSLGGGILALFLIPVVVWSRRSPASEREKR; encoded by the coding sequence ATGAAGCGGCCCAACCGCGACGGACTCAAGGCAGAAACGGGAACGAAGGGTCACCAGTCCCACCCACCCCGGACCGGCATTCCACACAACGCCGTGGCCGACAGGGATGTGACGCTCCGCTCCTATGCGGACTCCGCGGAGAAGCGGCAGGGTTTGTACCGGCGCACGTTGCTCATCGTCGTCGCTTCTCAGATTTTCGGCGGCGCCGGCCTGGCCGCAGGCATCACGGTAGGTGCCCTGCTGGCTCAGGACATGCTCGGCACCGGAAGTTTTGCCGGTTTGCCCTCTGCCCTGTTTACCCTCGGCTCGGCGGCCGCGGCCCTGCTGGTCGGCCGGCTCTCCCAGCGTTTCGGCCGGCGCACCGGCCTGACAGCCGGTTTCCTCGCCGGCGGAATCGGTGCCGCAGGCGTGGTTCTGGCCGCGGTCAACAACAACATCGTGCTGTTGTTCGTGGCCCTGGTTATATACGGCTCGGGAACCGCGACAAACCTGCAAGCCCGCTACGCCGGAACAGATCTCGCCCAACCCCAACAGCGCGGGACAGCGGTCAGCATCGCCATGGTCTCCACCACTGTCGGTGCGGTCGCCGGCCCCAACCTCGTTGACGCCATGGGTGGGATTGCAATCTCTCTGGGGATCCCGGCCCTTGCCGGCCCGTTTTTGCTGGCCGCCGCCGCATACCTCGTCGCAGGATTCGTGCTCCTGGCATTTCTTCGGCCGGACCCCTTCATGATCGCGAAAGCACTCGCACTGAACGAGCCGACCTCCACTACCCCATCCAGCGCGGAGCCGGGAGCTCCGGAAACAACGAACCGGGGCGTCGCTGTCGGCGCGACGGTGATGGTGCTCACGCAGGTTGCCATGGTCGCGATCATGACTATGACTCCGGTCCAAATGAGGCAGCACGGCCACAGCCTTGCCGAGGTTGGCATTGTGATCGGCGTGCACATCGGATCGATGTATCTGCCCTCACTCGTGACCGGTGTACTCGTTGACAAGATCGGCCGCATTCCGATGGCGATCGCGTCCGGCCTTACACTGCTGACAGCAGGAATCGTCGCCGCGGTTGCACCGTCGGACTCTATGACCGTCCTGATGATCGCCCTTGCCCTGCTGGGGCTGGGATGGAACTTCGGACTCATCAGCGGCACCGCCCTGATCGTTGACGCGACAGCCCCTGAGACGCGGGCAAGGACCCAAGGAGCGGTCGATGTCCTCATCGCCCTGGCCGGCGCCACCGGGGGCGGTCTCTCGGGTATCATCGTGGCCGACTCCAGCTACGCCGTGCTCTCTCTCGGCGGCGGCATCCTGGCTTTGTTTCTCATACCCGTCGTCGTATGGTCACGACGCAGCCCCGCTTCAGAGCGGGAAAAGCGGTGA
- a CDS encoding GNAT family protein, which translates to MTLPGIFTIKPTIEGKHAKLRPFTPADIEAMGLILSDPEMLRFTGSVHTTAETEGRASRLDAPTRRWYETRADQADRLDLAIVDQVTDKCVGEVVLNEWSEHNDACNFRILIGAVGRNRGIGSEATRMVVDYAFRATSLNRIELDVYAFNPRARHVYERSGFVHEGRKRAALKFDGKYVDAIVMSVLRSDWEIENRLTF; encoded by the coding sequence ATGACGCTGCCTGGCATCTTCACGATCAAGCCGACAATCGAGGGTAAGCACGCGAAGCTTCGTCCGTTCACGCCGGCTGACATTGAGGCGATGGGGCTGATCCTTTCTGACCCTGAGATGCTCCGGTTTACCGGATCAGTGCACACGACCGCCGAAACGGAGGGCCGAGCCTCTCGACTGGACGCACCCACGCGGCGCTGGTACGAGACTCGGGCGGACCAAGCCGATCGGCTCGACCTTGCAATAGTGGACCAGGTGACCGATAAGTGTGTGGGCGAAGTTGTGTTGAACGAATGGAGCGAACACAACGACGCATGCAACTTCCGCATTTTGATTGGGGCAGTTGGCCGCAATCGCGGTATCGGTTCGGAAGCAACCCGAATGGTTGTCGACTACGCGTTCCGAGCCACCAGCCTCAACAGGATCGAGCTGGACGTGTACGCGTTCAATCCGAGGGCACGCCATGTCTATGAGCGCAGCGGGTTCGTTCACGAAGGGCGGAAGCGTGCGGCGCTCAAGTTCGACGGTAAGTATGTCGATGCAATCGTCATGTCCGTACTCCGCTCTGATTGGGAAATAGAAAACCGACTGACCTTTTAA